One window of the Emcibacter sp. genome contains the following:
- a CDS encoding WD40/YVTN/BNR-like repeat-containing protein yields MNHRIWETRSLSGAVILLFLAVLGGCEARLDLSGVEATEEQAVKRYDQFLAGAENDQITVIVGRRGVILTSADRGQNWKRQSVIAEGQVGSPTFVDVDTCPDGHFIALDADRRVWRSGADASTWTYGDIETSEDVVDLACDPDGNYWIVGSFTLILKSEDQGKTWQDLSIGEDALLSRIQFLSAGHAVITGEFGVVYVSADGGNSWSPTGPVPNEFYSAASYFRSENEGWVGGLQGIILHTEDGGQTWVRQPSGTSSPIYNIFETGQALYALGDQGTLLKFDGEHWRSLDVAGLGFGYLRAAVAAGEDQIIVAGGNGLLRRLH; encoded by the coding sequence TTGAATCACCGCATTTGGGAGACTCGGAGTCTGTCCGGGGCAGTTATCCTTCTTTTTTTGGCCGTCCTTGGCGGCTGTGAAGCCAGACTTGACCTGTCCGGCGTGGAGGCTACAGAAGAGCAGGCCGTCAAGCGTTACGACCAGTTCCTCGCCGGTGCCGAAAATGATCAGATCACTGTTATTGTGGGACGGCGTGGCGTCATTCTGACGTCGGCTGACCGGGGTCAAAACTGGAAAAGGCAATCGGTTATCGCAGAAGGTCAGGTCGGTTCCCCGACTTTTGTCGATGTTGATACCTGCCCGGACGGTCATTTCATTGCCCTTGATGCGGATCGCAGGGTCTGGCGCAGTGGTGCGGATGCTTCGACCTGGACCTACGGGGATATCGAAACCAGCGAAGATGTTGTCGACCTCGCCTGTGACCCTGACGGCAATTACTGGATTGTGGGCAGTTTCACACTCATTCTCAAAAGCGAAGACCAGGGAAAAACATGGCAGGACCTGTCCATTGGCGAGGATGCCCTGCTGTCCCGGATACAGTTCCTGTCTGCCGGTCATGCGGTAATCACGGGTGAGTTTGGCGTGGTTTATGTCAGTGCCGACGGCGGTAACTCATGGTCCCCGACGGGACCGGTGCCTAACGAGTTCTACTCAGCCGCCAGCTACTTCCGGTCTGAAAATGAAGGATGGGTCGGCGGCTTGCAGGGCATTATCCTGCATACTGAAGACGGCGGGCAGACCTGGGTTCGTCAGCCAAGCGGAACCTCTTCCCCCATCTACAATATTTTTGAAACCGGCCAGGCTCTCTATGCCCTGGGTGATCAGGGAACATTGTTGAAGTTTGATGGCGAACACTGGCGTTCACTCGATGTGGCCGGCCTCGGTTTCGGCTACCTGCGTGCGGCGGTGGCTGCCGGCGAGGACCAGATCATTGTGGCCGGAGGAAACGGCCTGCTGCGCCGGCTTCACTGA